The following proteins are encoded in a genomic region of Ananas comosus cultivar F153 linkage group 25, ASM154086v1, whole genome shotgun sequence:
- the LOC109703741 gene encoding exocyst complex component EXO84B-like produces the protein MSLSPRPRRFRDRRPDATLAAEDRAENEDTEGSSGSASAAGYASELESMTGKGIQILCSELLELKKASDEDFYRNVYANYPIFIKIFEAAETVQSDVIALKQHIFTQRNLIHDLANSSYLETLSQNTKEIEVGELKDFGPSSPDNFRSHMYDTLDTVDILLSELQLEEALIVLEMEAQNLQKMNNEDLSSPSIMSNMSAISVRKKRIADHFTFLAENPRITPPELKKAIIGLCKLGENHQAARLLLKYYDSRLTYNKREWRCSKPYLYENYIINLAHIVFSIISQAVKVFLKLFGEKSFEVPEIYQWAREEIEAFGLEFNEFVESITVTSEEGLFLAVESINSTFSYCSLLGPSVTFLLPDLMRLIGPCLKKILQKNVEHLKKVVGLLAAADTWVLSRFLITGLLREKTFLTGVNGKVEYCLLTSGGRKFLTLMQEFINDFFPLASLQMESSILQGLADLFDEYMRAVECAIPIVERALRSDSRRSGLAHRYLKLLSLLVNSATLLGFFPIIVDNFSRSFILSSQMELSPLTLSVGEAVERIWCCFCKQFMYDVMSSVQEKPRGSELGTFFKYLHSTPQDIMPSFLIQVVFLRLRQIEALSETIFSGEIWLAKKLLGELTEAILLWLVNNQEYGGSVEGWSHVSKHHRFSDQVSLDVHFLLELARLGGYFSDELEAAAIDAIAKAGGKTTATEKEPDRIAYWQYHLNKGK, from the exons ATGTCTCTCTCTCCGAGGCCCCGCCGTTTCCGAGATCGACGACCCGACGCAACCCTAGCGGCCGAGGATAGAGCTGAGAACGAAGACACGGAGGGCTCCTCTGGTTCGGCCTCCGCCGCTGGATATGCGTCGGAGCTCGAATCGATGACCGGAAAG GGCATACAAATTCTGTGCTCAGAGCTCCTTGAATTAAAGAAAGCGTCGGATGAAGATTTTTACAGAAATGTTTATGCAAATTATCCGATCTTTATCAA AATATTTGAGGCAGCTGAAACTGTACAAAGTGATGTCATCGCACTTAAACAGCACATTTTCACACAAAGGAATCTCATCCATGATCTTGCAAACAGTAGTTACTTAGAAACCCTATCTCAGAATACGAAGGAGATCGAAGTAGGAGAATTGAAAGACTTTGGCCCCTCTTCTCCTGATAATTTCAGAAGTCACATGTATGATACATTGGATACAGTGGATATACTTCTCTCTGAGCTTCAATTAGAGGAAGCTCTGATTGTTTTGGAGATGGAAGCGCAAAACCTTCAAAAGATGAATAATGAAGATCTTTCATCACCATCGATCATGTCAAATATGTCTGCAATATCAGTTAGGAAAAAAAGAATTGCTGACCATTTCACTTTTTTGGCTGAAAACCCTAGAATTACACCACCTGAATTGAAGAAGGCAATCATTGGGCTCTGCAAACTTGGCGAGAATCATCAAGCAGCTCGTTTACTGCTTAAATATTATGATTCACGCCTCACGTACAATAAACGAGAATGGAGGTGTTCTAAACCATATCTATATGAGAACTACATTATAAATCTTGCACATATAGTCTTCTCCATCATTTCTCAGGCGGTAAAAGTCTTTTTGAAATTGTTTGGCGAGAAATCCTTTGAAGTTCCGGAAATTTATCAGTGGGCCAGGGAGGAAATTGAGGCCTTTGGTCTTGAATTTAATGAATTTGTGGAATCCATCACAGTAACAAGTGAGGAAGGACTTTTTCTGGCGGTTGAGTCTATAAACTCTACCTTTTCATACTGCTCTTTACTTGGACCTTCAGTAACCTTCTTGCTGCCAGATTTGATGAGATTGATCGGGCCTTGCTTGAAAAAGATATTGCAAAAGAATGTAGAACACTTGAAAAAGGTTGTCGGCTTATTGGCTGCTGCTGATACTTGGGTCCTCAGTAGGTTTCTCATTACTGGATTATTAAGGGAGAAAACTTTTCTTACAGGGGTCAACGGCAAAGTTGAATATTGCCTACTAACAAGTGGCGGAAGAAAGTTCCTTACCCTAATGCAG GAATTTATCAATGACTTTTTCCCATTGGCAAGTCTTCAAATGGAAAGTTCAATTCTTCAAGGCCTTGCAGATTTGTTTGATGAGTATATGCGTGCTGTTGAGTGCGCCATTCCTATTGTAGAACGTGCTTTACGAAGTGATTCTCGAAGAAGTGGGTTAGCTCACAGATACTTGAAACTACTCTCGCTTTTAGTCAATTCTGCAACACTTCTGGGTTTTTTTCCGATTATTGTTGATAATTTCTCTAGAAGTTTTATTCTCTCTTCACAAATGGAACTTTCTCCTCTGACTCTATCTGTTGGAGAAGCAGTAGAGAGAATATGGTGTTGTTTTTGCAAGCAATTTATGTATGATGTCATGTCAAGTGTGCAAGAAAAACCAAGGGGCTCGGAATTAGGTACTTTTTTCAAGTACTTGCATAGTACACCACAAGACATAATGCCTTCCTTTCTCATCCAG GTAGTATTTCTGCGGCTGAGGCAGATAGAAGCTCTTTCTGAAACCATTTTTTCTGGTGAAATTTGGCTGGCAAAGAAGCTGCTGGGAGAGTTGACGGAGGCTATACTTCTTTGGCTTGTGAATAACCAAGAGTATGGAGGAAGCGTTGAGGGCTGGTCACACGTAAGCAAGCATCATAGATTTTCTGATCAG GTCTCTTTGGATGTTCATTTTCTATTGGAACTCGCACGGCTTGGGGGTTACTTTTCTGATGAATTGGAGGCTGCAGCAATAGATGCAATAGCAAAAGCTGGGGGAAAAACTACTGCAACTGAAAAGGAACCAGATAG GATAGCTTATTGGCAATACCACCTAAATAAAGGCAAATAG
- the LOC109729060 gene encoding protein ECERIFERUM 1-like translates to MASQPGPFTQWPWQRLGNFKYIILAPWVAHSSYKFVTSEREERDMLNFLVFPALLLRLLYAQLWISVSRFQTARSKHRIVSKSLDFEQVDRERNWDDQVILTALLFYMAKALKVPGASHIPWWDTKGVVITILLHMGPVEFLYYWLHRALHHHFLYSRYHSHHHASIVTEPITSVIHPFAEEVVYFLLFAIPMVSAAVTRTSSIIAFLGYLVYIDFMNYMGHCNFEIVPKWLFGIFPPLKYLMYTPSFHSLHHTNFRTNYSLFMPLYDYIYGTYDKSSDHIYERSLKGKEERPDVVHLTHLTTFESIFYLRLGFASLASKPYNPNQFLRTVWPLMHVSVLLTRIYGTPFTVERNRLKRLQLEAWMVPRYGFQYISPAERDSINGLIEKAILDAEARGTKVTSLGLLNQGDELNGYGKLYVKRNPTLKLRIVDGTSLAVALVLNNIPKGINNVLLIGKPSKMAYTLSLALCQREVQVEMVQKDLYELMLFRLPLEMKNRLVLSKMYTSKIWLVGDGVRNEEQSKATKGTHFIPYSQFPPKTLRKDCVYWWTPAVIVPKEYENLHACENWLPRRVMSAWRAAGIVHALEEWTEHECGETVIGIEKTWRAALKHGFLPFEQCMNQ, encoded by the exons ATGGCTTCCCAACCAGGGCCTTTCACGCAGTGGCCATGGCAGAGACTCGGCAACTTCAAG TATATAATACTAGCTCCGTGGGTCGCGCACAGTTCCTATAAGTTCGTGACAagcgagagagaggagagagatatGCTGAACTTCCTCGTCTTCCCTGCTCTACTGCTGAGGCTTCTCTACGCGCAGCTGTGGATCTCCGTTTCTCGCTTCCAGACTGCCAGAAGCAAACACAGGATAGTCAGCAAAAGCCTAGACTTTGAACAGGTCGACAGGGAGAGAAACTG GGATGATCAGGTTATATTGACGGCTCTGCTGTTCTACATGGCGAAGGCGTTGAAGGTACCTGGAGCTTCTCACATTCCATGGTGGGATACAAAGGGAGTAGTCATCACCATTCTTCTTCATATGGGCCCTGTGGAGTTCCTCTACTACTGGCTTCACAGGGCTTTGCACCACCATTTCCTCTACTCTAGATACCATTCACACCATCATGCATCCATCGTCACCGAGCCCATTACAT CCGTCATTCATCCGTTTGCCGAAGAAGTGGTCTACTTTCTACTCTTTGCTATCCCGATGGTATCTGCTGCTGTCACCAGGACATCGTCAATCATTGCATTTCTTGGGTACCTCGTCTACATTGATTTCATGAACTACATGGGCCACTGCAACTTCGAAATAGTCCCCAAATGGCTCTTTGGCATCTTCCCCCCTTTAAAGTATCTCATGTACACTCCCTC GTTCCATTCCCTTCACCACACAAATTTTCGAACAAATTACTCCTTGTTCATGCCTTTATATGACTACATATATGGCACTTATGACAAGTCATCAGACCACATTTATGAGAGATCTCTCAAGGGGAAGGAAGAGAGGCCTGATGTAGTTCACCTTACCCACTTAACAACATTCGAATCGATTTTCTACCTAAGACTAGGGTTTGCTTCATTGGCATCCAAACCGTACAACCCAAATCAGTTCTTACGGACCGTATGGCCACTTATGCATGTATCAGTGCTACTGACGAGGATCTATGGGACTCCATTCACAGTAGAGAGGAATAGATTGAAGAGACTCCAACTGGAGGCATGGATGGTACCAAGATACGGCTTCCAG TATATATCACCAGCTGAGAGAGATTCAATCAATGGATTAATTGAGAAAGCAATCTTAGATGCAGAAGCAAGAGGGACCAAAGTTACAAGTCTAGGTCTCTTGAACCAA GGCGATGAATTGAATGGATATGGCAAGCTTTATGTCAAAAGGAACCCTACCTTGAAGCTGAGAATTGTGGATGGGACCAGCTTGGCAGTTGCCCTAGTTCTCAATAATATTCCCAAAGGCATCAATAATGTTCTCCTTATAGGAAAACCTTCCAAGATGGCTTACACTTTATCTTTGGCCTTGTGTCAAAGGGAAGTCCAG GTAGAGATGGTTCAGAAGGATTTATATGAGCTCATGCTATTTCGATTGCCACTAGAAATGAAGAATCGTTTGGTGCTGTCTAAAATGTACACAAGCAag ATTTGGCTGGTTGGAGATGGAGTGAGAAACGAAGAACAAAGCAAGGCAACAAAGGGTACTCATTTTATTCCATATTCTCAATTCCCTCCCAAGACTCTGCGCAAAGACTGTGTATATTGGTGGACCCCAGCAGTGATAGTCCCAAAGGAGTATGAAAACCTACATGCTTGTGAG AATTGGCTACCGAGGAGGGTGATGAGCGCATGGCGGGCGGCTGGAATAGTCCACGCATTGGAAGAATGGACCGAACACGAGTGCGGTGAGACTGTGATCGGCATCGAGAAAACATGGCGGGCAGCCCTAAAACATGGATTCCTTCCATTTGAGCAATGCATGAATCAGTGA
- the LOC109703742 gene encoding cyclin-dependent kinase inhibitor 4-like — protein sequence TAAASVDDSSAYLELRSRRLQKNFPGPAAATAARAKRGPSLLKPSSHASPRAGSSPEVESKPSEPEVVGEGNSGAAEPVLVRSGVAVEEKSFESSPEIDAAIEGSFGDNVLDMESGRKTRESTPSSLIRDPATVRTPGSSTRPAKSTPRRSEPVTAAEKVIPSDQEIEDLFAKSEKLHQKDFAEKYNFDAANDKPLPGRYEWVKLDP from the exons ACCGCCGCCGCATCCGTCGACGACTCCTCCGCCTACCTGGAGCTCCGGAGTCGCCGCCTCCAGAAGAACTTCCCCGGCCcagccgccgccaccgccgctagGGCTAAGCGCGGCCCGAGCCTGCTAAAGCCTAGCTCGCACGCGAGCCCTAGGGCCGGGTCTAGCCCCGAGGTGGAGAGCAAGCCGAGCGAGCCGGAGGTGGTCGGCGAGGGGAATTCGGGCGCGGCGGAGCCGGTGCTTGTGAGAAGCGGAGTtgcggtggaggagaagagcttCGAGAGTTCGCCCGAGATCGATGCGGCGATCGAGGGGTCATTTGGGGATAATGTCCTCGACATGGAGAGTGGCAG GAAAACAAGGGAGAGCACCCCGAGCAGTCTGATTAGGGATCCAGCAACTGTAAGGACTCCCGGTTCTTCGACCAGGCCTGCCAAGTCAACCCCTCGCAGGAGCGAGCCAGTGACGGCTGCGGAAAAAGTCATCCCCTCTGACCAAGAAATTGAAGATCTGTTTGCCAAATCTGAGAAACTCCACCAAAAAGATTTTGCGGAGAA GTACAACTTTGATGCCGCAAATGATAAGCCGCTCCCCGGACGCTATGAATGGGTGAAACTGGATCCCTAA
- the LOC109729061 gene encoding uncharacterized protein LOC109729061, with translation MSAAKKAINKLLESERETFHSQEEDSTSIGEDARENLDFIEQLDEGTKNLPEEDIIEVLENQNGGFSSLEASLVNDGNVVDDGDDDVNDSDYDDDDGNSSTCFQKDNISIEDRNDATEGNTEECKLGDCEGLKKLISEGSLILPAVQSATDDANVVHTVERHKADIQATESFNKHDTAVGGLEDSSEGTLTVHDANRSPFEPEHHLRSMDLNPCIDTGDICYRYNSEEPIKDDQLQVDDENVSSEIQSSEDEQILGEDADFATQKRFATLRGDSNLVRVRNRQHKNVGAAENSEKKRGALSKNRPRWI, from the coding sequence ATGAGTGCTGCGAAAAAGGCTATTAACAAGCTCTTGGAAAGCGAGAGAGAGACTTTCCATTCGCAGGAAGAGGATAGCACATCTATAGGCGAGGATGCTCGTGAAAACCTGGATTTCATAGAACAATTAGATGAAGGTACCAAAAATTTGCCTGAAGAAGACATAATAGAGGTTCTTGAGAACCAAAATGGTGGATTTAGTTCTCTAGAAGCATCTCTAGTAAATGATGGGAATGTCgttgatgatggtgatgatgacgTCAATGACAGtgattatgatgatgatgatgggaaTTCCTCCACATGTTTCCAGAAAGATAATATCAGCATAGAGGATAGAAATGATGCAACCGAAGGCAACACTGAAGAATGTAAATTGGGCGATTGCGAGGGATTGAAGAAACTGATATCAGAAGGGTCTCTAATACTTCCTGCGGTGCAATCAGCAACAGACGATGCAAATGTAGTTCATACTGTCGAACGTCACAAAGCGGACATCCAAGCTACTGAAAGTTTTAATAAGCACGATACTGCTGTGGGTGGTTTAGAAGACTCATCAGAAGGTACCCTTACAGTTCATGATGCTAATAGAAGCCCATTTGAGCCAGAACATCATCTTCGAAGTATGGATCTTAATCCGTGTATTGATACGGGTGATATTTGTTACCGTTATAATTCAGAGGAGCCCATTAAAGATGACCAACTTCAGGTTGATGATGAGAATGTAAGCTCTGAAATTCAGAGTTCTGAAGATGAGCAAATTCTTGGTGAAGATGCTGATTTTGCCACTCAAAAGAGGTTTGCAACGCTACGTGGAGATTCTAATTTGGTTAGGGTGAGGAATCGACAGCATAAGAATGTTGGTGCAGCAGAGAattcagaaaagaaaagaggggcTTTGAGCAAGAACCGGCCACGATGGATCTAA